From Canis lupus baileyi chromosome 16, mCanLup2.hap1, whole genome shotgun sequence, a single genomic window includes:
- the G6PC1 gene encoding glucose-6-phosphatase catalytic subunit 1, with protein MEKGMDVLHDFGIQSTHYLQVNYQDSQDWFILVSVIADLRNAFYVLFPIWFHLREAVGIKLLWVAVIGDWLNLVFKWILFGQRPYWWVMDTDYYSNTSVPLIKQFPVTCETGPGSPSGHAMGTAGVYYVMVTSTLSIFRGRKRPTYRFRCLNILLWLGFWAVQLNVCLSRIYLAAHFPHQVVAGVLSGIAVAETFRHIQSIYNASLKKYFLITFFLFSFAIGFYLLLKGLGVDLLWTLEKARRWCERPEWVHIDTTPFASLLKNVGTLFGLGVALNSSMYRESCKGKLSKWFPFRLSCIVVSLILLHLFDSLKPPSQTELIFYTLSFCKSAAVPLASVSLIPYCLARVFDQPDKKSL; from the exons ATGGAGAAAGGAATGGATGTGCTCCATGACTTTGGAATCCAGTCAACGCACTACCTCCAGGTGAATTACCAGGACTCTCAGGATTGGTTCATCTTGGTGTCCGTGATTGCAGACCTCAGGAATGCCTTCTATGTCCTCTTTCCCATCTGGTTCCATCTGCGTGAAGCTGTGGGCATCAAACTTCTCTGGGTAGCTGTGATTGGAGACTGGCTCAACCTCGTCTTTAAATG GATTCTGTTTGGACAGCGTCCATACTGGTGGGTCATGGACACCGACTACTATAGCAACACCTCTGTGCCACTGATAAAGCAATTTCCAGTTACCTGTGAAACTGGACCAG GGAGTCCCTCTGGTCATGCCATGGGTACAGCAGGTGTATACTACGTGATGGTCACATCtaccctttctatctttcggggGAGAAAAAGGCCAACCTACAGATTTCG GTGCTTGAATATCCTTCTGTGGTTGGGATTCTGGGCTGTGCAGCTGAACGTCTGTCTGTCCCGAATCTACCTTGCTGCTCATTTCCCCCATCAGGTTGTTGCTGGAGTCCTGTCAG GCATTGCTGTTGCTGAAACTTTCCGCCACATCCAGAGCATCTACAATGCCAGcctcaagaaatattttctcattacTTTCTTCCTGTTCAGTTTTGCCATTGGATTTTACCTGCTGCTCAAGGGGCTGGGTGTGGACCTCCTGTGGACACTGGAAAAAGCCAGGAGATGGTGTGAGCGGCCGGAATGGGTTCACATTGACACCACACCCTTTGCCAGCCTTCTCAAGAACGTGGGGACCCTCTTTGGCCTGGGGGTGGCTCTCAACTCCAGCATGTACAGGGAAAGCTGCAAGGGCAAGCTTAGCAAGTGGTTCCCATTCCGCCTCAGCTGCATTGTGGTGTCTCTCATCCTCCTGCACCTCTTTGACTCTTTGAAACCCCCATCCCAAACTGAGCTGATCTTCTACACCTTGTCCTTCTGCAAGAGTGCAGCAGTGCCCCTGGCATCTGTCAGCCTCATCCCCTACTGCCTTGCCCGGGTCTTCGACCAGCCAGACAAGAAGTCTTTGTAA